In the Nicotiana tabacum cultivar K326 chromosome 16, ASM71507v2, whole genome shotgun sequence genome, one interval contains:
- the LOC142170189 gene encoding uncharacterized protein LOC142170189: MQGDINGLKILMQKESKGAHSIHCFSHQLQLTLVAVSKRCDEVQELLLVVFDILNMVESSFKRRDELRESQAEEIEEALRKGELETGRGLNQELGLARAGDTRWDSHIKSFNNFVLMFGPIIDILDAIAINARFEEKCKAKGYLKACLTFEIVFMLHFMRTILAITNELNVAFQKKKEDIANAMILVRVAKYRL; the protein is encoded by the coding sequence ATGCAAGGTGATATAAATGGGCTTAAAATCTTGATGCAAAAAGAAAGTAAAGGTGCCCATTCTATTCATTGTTTTTCTCATCAGCTTCAACTAACTCTTGTTGCAGTGTCTAAAAGATGTGATGAAGTGCAAGAACTTTTGTTGGTTGTTTTCGATATCTTAAATATGGTGGAATCTTCTTTCAAGCGTAGAGATGAACTTCGCGAATCTCAAGCGGAAGAAATTGAAGAAGCATTACGTAAAGGTGAGCTTGAAACTGGTAGGGGCTTAAATCAAGAATTAGGTCTTGCTAGAGCTGGTGATACTCGATGGGATTCTCACATCAAATCCTTTAACAATTTTGTTCTTATGTTTGGCCCTATCATTGATATACTTGATGCAATTGCTATTAATGCACGTTTTGAAGAAAAGTGTAAGGCAAAGGGATACCTTAAAGCATGTTTAACATTTGAGATTGTCTTCATGTTGCATTTTATGCGCACTATTTTAGCAATCACAAATGAGCTTAATGTTGCCTttcaaaagaagaaggaagatatTGCAAATGCTATGATACTTGTTAGAGTAGCAAAATATCGATTGTAG
- the LOC107784005 gene encoding uncharacterized protein LOC107784005 gives MISNFDEPYVILGRSRRRVSEYNFFHHYHVVVFCETIDWKFQELNNRFDEVTTELLLGVAFLNPVNSFSSFDIEKILRLAKLYPDDFDKYSIVDLHFQLENYIADVKDHDKRFFDLKGLGDLSKKLVETKKHGTYPRVFRLVKFALLLVVATATVERAFSAMKLIKTDLRNQMDDEILNGCLVPYIEKEVFSNISNEAIMDTFQNMKTHRGEL, from the coding sequence ATGATATCTAACTTTGATGAACCTTATGTTATCCTTGGAAGATCACGTCGTAGAGTTTCAGAGTATAATTTTTTTCATCACTACCATGTTGTAGTATTCTGTGAAACTATTGATTGGAAATTTCAAGAACTAAATAACCGCTTTGATGAGGTGACAACTGAATTGCTTCTTGGAGTTGCTTTCTTGAACCCAGTtaattctttttcaagttttgacatTGAAAAGATATTGAGATTAGCGAAGCTATATCCTGATGATTTTGATAAATATTCTATAGTTGACCTTCATTTTCAACTTGAGAATTACATTGCTGATGTCAAAGATCATGACAAAAGGTTTTTCGATCTTAAGGGACTTGGTGATCTTTCTAAGAAACTAGTAGAAACAAAGAAGCATGGGACTTATCCTCGTGTGTTTCGGCTAGTGAAATTTGCTTTACTTTTGGTAGTTGCTACGGCTACGGTTGAAAGAGCTTTCTCAGCAATGAAGTTGATTAAGACTGACTTGCGTAATCAAATGGATGATGAGATTTTAAATGGTTGTTTGGTGCCTTATATAGAAAAAGAAGTATTTAGTAATATTTCTAATGAGGCTATTATGGATACATTTCAAAACATGAAAACTCATCGAGGAGAATTGTAG